A genomic window from Aethina tumida isolate Nest 87 chromosome 4, icAetTumi1.1, whole genome shotgun sequence includes:
- the LOC109603504 gene encoding inactive hydroxysteroid dehydrogenase-like protein 1 produces the protein MVSSEFYIYPLAALGVLVLFFFLLDVVWSLLQVSRAILAPFFIPNEETSLVKKYGPWALVTGSTDGIGKAYAIELGHRGLNIVLVSRNEQKLKATASEIEQQCSVKTHIIVADFSEGYKAVEKVKKELGKLEIDILVNNVGKQYEYPMYLNEVPEQELADIINVNVGAVTLMTRALIDDMKKRGRGAIVNVSSGSELQPLPLLTVYAATKSYIKSFTAALRYEYANSGITIQHLAPMFINTKMNHFSNRLQKSSTFVPSASSYAKYAVSTLGKMDESTGYWSHGIQYFFTKIPPVWIRMYIGGYMNQTFRKDYFREREQVKSE, from the exons ATGGTATCCAGCGAATTCTACATTTATCCACTGGCGGCGCTCGGGGTACTCGTCCTGTTCTTCTTCCTGCTGGACGTGGTCTGGAGCCTTCTGCAAGTGAGCAGGGCGATTTTGGCACCCTTCTTCATACCCAACGAAGAAACGTCGCTGGTTAAAAAATACGGTCCATGGGCAT TGGTGACCGGATCGACGGACGGAATAGGAAAGGCGTACGCAATCGAATTGGGACATCGAGGCTTAAACATAGTCCTTGTGAGTCGCAACgaacaaaaattgaaagcCACCGCATCTGAAATCG AGCAACAATGTTCAGTAAAAACACACATAATAGTGGCCGACTTTTCTGAAGGATACAAAGCTGTGGAAAAAGTCAAAAAGGAGCTAGGAAAATTAGAAATCGACATTCTGG TAAACAATGTGGGAAAACAATATGAGTACCCAATGTACTTGAACGAAGTACCTGAACAAGAGCTTGCGGACATCATAAACGTAAACGTGGGAGCTGTAACGTTGATGACACGTGCCCTAATTGACGACATGAAGAAACGAGGACGTGGTGCTATTGTCAACGTTTCTTCTGGTTCTGAATTGCAGCCTTTGCCTCTTTTGACTGTCTATGCTGCCACAAAG TCTTACATTAAGAGCTTTACTGCTGCCCTTCGATACGAATATGCAAACAGTGGAATAACAATTCAGCACTTAGCCCCCATGTTTATAAACACAAAGATGAATCACTTCAGTAATCGCCTGCAAAAGTCGAGCACTTTCGTGCCATCAGCTTCAAGTTACGCCAAATACGCAGTCAGTACTTTGGGCAAAATGGACGAGTCGACTGGCTATTGGTCACATGGCATCCAG TACTTCTTCACTAAAATCCCCCCGGTTTGGATCAGGATGTACATTGGAGGTTACATGAACCAGACTTTTAGGAAGGACTATTTCAGAGAACGGGAACAAGTTAAGTCTGAATGA